In Centropristis striata isolate RG_2023a ecotype Rhode Island chromosome 5, C.striata_1.0, whole genome shotgun sequence, a single genomic region encodes these proteins:
- the LOC131972284 gene encoding uncharacterized protein LOC131972284 isoform X2, whose product MLINAAGQMNGSVNLTEDHKEQVAICIQRDALDRISGSDWTDLHHSPTTNSTSHNAELQDVIFPAAYFTAPGTSRVISPRQHQTGSEAEEATRRPIEPDSLDLSRLEHQQRADALEQQQQMKILEWENRMKVLAWEQELVREKRKAVRQKEKAFRMKKAYYKAKLKRMGEHVPPSSSSSGDEEEKTSNPTG is encoded by the exons ATGCTGATAAATGCTGCCGGGCAGATGAATGGCAGCGTGAATCtg ACTGAAGACCACAAAGAACAAGTTGCCATCTGCATCCAGCGTGACGCCTTGGACAGAATATCAGGCAGCGACTGGACTGATCTGCACCACAGCCCTACTACAAACTCCACCTCCCACaatgcagagctgcaggacgtGATATTTCCTGCTGCCTACTTCACAGcaccag GCACCTCACGTGTCATCAGCCCGCGTCAACACCAGACAGGCAGCGAGGCGGAGGAAGCGACCCGCCGCCCGATCGAGCCGGACTCCTTAGACCTGTCGAGGCTGGAGCACCAGCAGAGAGCAGACGctctggagcagcagcagcagatgaagATCCTGGAGTGGGAGAACAGGATGAAGGTGCTGGCATGGGAGCAGGAGCTGGTGAGGGAGAAGAGGAAAGCAGTCCGGCAGAAGGAGAAGGCCTTCAGGATGAAGAAGGCGTACTACAAAGCCAAGCTAAAGAGGATGGGCGAGCATGTGCCGCCGTCTTCCTCCAGCAGCGGCGACGAAGAGGAGAAAACATCTAATCCAACAGGATGA